In Candidatus Binatia bacterium, the DNA window GGCTTCCGTTGGTCCGGGCTTTTCCAATACCCCGCCCTCGGCGGCCTGAATGGGAAGCACATGCCCGGGCATCACGATATCCGCCGAGTTGCTTCGCGCATCGACAGCCACGCGAATCGTGGCAGCGCGATCAGCTGCCGAAATCCCCGTCGTGACTCCCCGACGAGCCTCAAAGGATGTCCCGTAGGCAATAGCGGCATCGGTGGAACGATCCGCTGCGATCAGCGGAATCCCCAGACGCTCCATGGAGGCCGGCAGCAGAGGCATGCAGACCAAGCCCTTCGCGTGAACCGCCATGAAGCTCACATGATCGTCGAGAACCATCTCCGCGGCCACGCAAAGATCCCCCGCTGTAGGTTGGTTCAGATCATCCACAACCAGAATCATCTTCCCCTCGCGCAGCGCCGTGAGCGCCGGCTCCAGATTGCTTTCTTCCATCCTCAACTATTTCCTTCCCGCTCGTATTGGTCGGCCGGAATGCAGAATATCGCGCCCAACCATCGCTATCTCATGCGCCTCAAGTCGAATACCCTTTCCGGGGTCTTCGATTCCCAGCGGGCCGAGCATGCTTGTCCCGTCACCTCCGATGAAAACAGGCGCCTGAAAAAGTGCCACCTCATCGACATATCCGTGACGCATCAGGGAACCGGCCAGAGCCGCTCCCCCTTCAACCAGTACCGAAAGAATGTCCAATTTGCCCAGATGGCGTAGAAGGCTTTGTGGATCCACCCGGCCCGCACGACTCCCGACCCGCACGACCGTGGCGCCCGCACGGACCAACTCTTTCGCTCGACGCTCCGAAGCCGCCCGCGTCGTCGCAAAAAGGACTTGCCCCCTGCCCTTGTGAAGCAGAGCAGCAGATGGTGGCGTTCGGAGCCGACTGTCCACAATCACTCGGATCGGGTCGCGGCCTCCACGGTTTCTCGCGTTCAGGAGCGGATCATCCGCCAACACCGTGCCCACCCCTACCATCACCGCATCCATTTCATTGCGCCAGTCGTGAACGAGTCGTCGCGCCGGCACACCGGTGATCCAATGAGAGGCGCCGGTGGACGCCGCAATCTTCCCGTCCATCGAGGTGGCCAGCTTCAACCGGACGAACGGCAGTCCGGTTAGAATATGCTTGCGAAAAAAACGGATCTGCTTCTCGCAAGCCTCCTGCTCCACTCTGCGAACAACTTCGATCCCCGCATCCGCGAGCCGGCGAAACCCTCGGCCACGGACCCGAGGGTTCGGATCGATTGCACCACCGACCACACGCGCGATCTCAGCGGAAGCGATCGCGTCGGTGCAGGCACCCGTTCGACCGACGATATTGCAGGGTTCCAGCGTGCAATAAAGGGTCGCTCCGGCAGCCTTTGAACCTGCGGATGCCAGCGCCTGAATTTCCGCATGAGCGCCTCCCGCGGGTTGCGTAAAACCTTCACCCACCACCCGGCCGCTCCGGACAACCACCGCGCCCACAGCGGGGTTAGGACTGGTGCGGCCAGTTCCCTGAGTCGCCAACGCCAGAGCCCGTCGCATATAACGGGCATCTTGGTCAGCCTGAGTCCCTCGGCGGTCCATCGTTCACTTCGCCCGTCTCTCGCGCTTCTTCTTGTTCCCCTTCTTGCCGGTCTTGCGGCGGTCTCGAAGAAGATCTTGAAGTTCGTTCATGAACTCATCAATATCCTGAAATGAGCGATAGACAGAGGCGAATCGCACGTACGCCACGGTGTCCAATTTATGCAAGGCTCGCATCACAGCCTCGCCGATCACCGAGCTGACCACTTCTTTCTCGCCCAGCTCCAACAGAGATCGCTCGATCCGATCTGCCGTCTCCTCGATTGCATCCACGCTGACAGGACGCTTCTCGCATGCCTTGAGCAAACCCTCGCGAAGCTTGCGCCGGTCAAACTGCTCGCGACGATCGTCTTTCTTGACGATCGCCGGGAGATTCTCTTCGACCCTCTCGTAGGTCGTGAAGCGACGGCCGCAGTTTTCACATTCTCGGCGACGCCGAATCACGTCCCCGTCCTTGCCGAGCCGCGAGTCAACCACCCGGTTATTCAGGTCTCGGCAGCCCGGACACTTCAAGGCGCAGCCTGTGCTCCAGGGTACAAGGGAAACTGACGACAGAGTTCCGAGGTTTCCTCAGCAAGAGCCGCCAAAGCTTTTTCG includes these proteins:
- the ribD gene encoding bifunctional diaminohydroxyphosphoribosylaminopyrimidine deaminase/5-amino-6-(5-phosphoribosylamino)uracil reductase RibD; the protein is MDRRGTQADQDARYMRRALALATQGTGRTSPNPAVGAVVVRSGRVVGEGFTQPAGGAHAEIQALASAGSKAAGATLYCTLEPCNIVGRTGACTDAIASAEIARVVGGAIDPNPRVRGRGFRRLADAGIEVVRRVEQEACEKQIRFFRKHILTGLPFVRLKLATSMDGKIAASTGASHWITGVPARRLVHDWRNEMDAVMVGVGTVLADDPLLNARNRGGRDPIRVIVDSRLRTPPSAALLHKGRGQVLFATTRAASERRAKELVRAGATVVRVGSRAGRVDPQSLLRHLGKLDILSVLVEGGAALAGSLMRHGYVDEVALFQAPVFIGGDGTSMLGPLGIEDPGKGIRLEAHEIAMVGRDILHSGRPIRAGRK
- the nrdR gene encoding transcriptional regulator NrdR, whose amino-acid sequence is MKCPGCRDLNNRVVDSRLGKDGDVIRRRRECENCGRRFTTYERVEENLPAIVKKDDRREQFDRRKLREGLLKACEKRPVSVDAIEETADRIERSLLELGEKEVVSSVIGEAVMRALHKLDTVAYVRFASVYRSFQDIDEFMNELQDLLRDRRKTGKKGNKKKRERRAK